In the Enterococcus rotai genome, TTTTCAATATTTCAAAATATACATTGTATAGCTATATTGATGCGAAGTAACTAGCAGCGATTTATTAGGCAGTTGTGTTCTTTTTGAACCTAACTGCCTAATTTTTATTTTCCCCTAATAATAGTAAGAAAGAGTAAAAGCAATTAATTTTTTTTTTTAATTGTGGTATTATAGATTGAGTTTATTATTGAATTTAATTTTTGATTGTTGATATAAATTGGAGGGCACTACTTTATGGGAATTAGAAGTCATGTAGCGATAGCCGCTGGAAAAACTTCTCAATGGGTTTTACAAACTTTTTTCAAAGGCGGCAGCAGCTATCCTGGAAAACTAGCACTAAAAATCGATCCAAAAATTTTGGATACCTTAGCAAAAGATTATGAAATCGTCGTTGTTACTGGTACGAATGGAAAAACATTGACCACTGCTTTAACGGTAAATATTTTAAGACAAGAATTTGATCATGTATTGACGAATCCAACAGGTGCGAATATGGAACAAGGAATCGTTTCAACCTTCTTATCTGCCAAAAATAAAAAAGCAAAAAAGAAATTTGCCGTTTTAGAAATCGACGAGGCTAGTTTGAGTCGTGTTACAAAATATATCGAACCAAAACTATTCTTATTTACAAATATTTTTCGAGATCAAATGGACCGCTACGGTGAAATTTACACTACTTACAAATTGATTGTAGATGGTGCAGCGGCTGCTCCTAATGCTCCAATCCTATGTAACGGTGATTCACCGATCTTCAACTCAGTTGAAACGATCAATCCGAGAAAATACTATGGGTTTAATCATGAGCCAGATAAAGAGCAAATGGCTCATTACAATACAGATGGACTACTTTGCCCAAAATGTCACCATATTTTACATTATAAAATGATTACTTATGCTAATCTTGGAAAATATTATTGTCCAAACTGTGGTTTCCATCGTCCTGAACTAGATGTTCAACTTACCGAGATGGTTGCAATGGATAATACTTCCGCTGATTTTGTCATTGATGGTTCTGAATATAGCATTGCTGTTGGGGGAATGTACAATGTCTACAATGCCTTGGCTGCTACGGCTGTTGCAGAGTATTACGGTGTTGCGCCGGAAAAAATCAAAGCAGGACTAAGCTATGATGAAAAAGTATTTGGTCGCCAAGAAACCATTAATATTGATGGTAAATTATGCACGTTGATTTTAGTTAAAAACCCAGTTGGTTTAAATCAAGTGATCGACATGATGGGCCTTGCTCCTTATTCTTTCTCACTTGTCTCATTATTAAATGCGAATTATGCAGACGGTATCGATGTTAGCTGGATCT is a window encoding:
- a CDS encoding Mur ligase family protein; the encoded protein is MGIRSHVAIAAGKTSQWVLQTFFKGGSSYPGKLALKIDPKILDTLAKDYEIVVVTGTNGKTLTTALTVNILRQEFDHVLTNPTGANMEQGIVSTFLSAKNKKAKKKFAVLEIDEASLSRVTKYIEPKLFLFTNIFRDQMDRYGEIYTTYKLIVDGAAAAPNAPILCNGDSPIFNSVETINPRKYYGFNHEPDKEQMAHYNTDGLLCPKCHHILHYKMITYANLGKYYCPNCGFHRPELDVQLTEMVAMDNTSADFVIDGSEYSIAVGGMYNVYNALAATAVAEYYGVAPEKIKAGLSYDEKVFGRQETINIDGKLCTLILVKNPVGLNQVIDMMGLAPYSFSLVSLLNANYADGIDVSWIWDGDHESFAQMDIPEVIAGGDRHTDMALRLKVAGISEDNLKEIPNLEDVIMAIKELPTERVYILATYTAVLQLRKLLTAQGYIK